A genomic stretch from Pseudomonas sp. MUP55 includes:
- a CDS encoding plasmid partitioning protein RepB C-terminal domain-containing protein has translation MSEKWLETAAPQSTHTLKNAFLDECVRVKIANILPLKMSRSAVKESLKYQQILASIQDVGLVEPPAVTPVPGRAGHYFLVDGHLRIEALKDLGELEVDCLVATDDDTYSYNKRTNRLSAVQSNKMIVRAMERGVSAERLGKALGLAPETIKQKFRLLNGICAEAISLLGDTDCPANVFHLLRQMKPLRQIEAAELMIGNKNLSVLLAKALLAATPSDLLVVPRSPQPDQQISAESIARLERELAALQMQIKTVEESYGPDVLHLTVIKGYLAKLLANAAVVRWLARHQPEYLKEFQSIAELKELPWESDESNSAVKG, from the coding sequence ATGTCTGAGAAATGGCTCGAAACCGCGGCCCCTCAGTCGACTCACACTCTAAAAAATGCTTTTTTAGATGAGTGCGTTCGAGTCAAAATAGCCAATATCCTGCCGCTTAAAATGTCACGGTCCGCGGTAAAAGAAAGCCTGAAATATCAGCAAATCCTCGCGTCGATCCAGGACGTCGGACTGGTGGAACCACCCGCTGTAACACCAGTACCTGGCCGCGCCGGACATTACTTTTTGGTTGATGGGCACCTGCGTATTGAAGCGCTCAAGGATCTAGGTGAATTGGAAGTCGATTGCCTCGTAGCAACGGACGATGACACCTACTCATATAACAAGCGCACCAACAGATTATCTGCCGTCCAAAGTAACAAAATGATAGTGCGGGCGATGGAGCGTGGGGTCTCTGCGGAGCGGCTTGGCAAAGCGCTTGGATTGGCACCGGAGACAATCAAGCAAAAATTTCGCCTGTTAAATGGCATTTGCGCAGAAGCTATTTCGCTCCTGGGCGACACAGACTGCCCCGCAAACGTATTCCATCTTCTGCGACAGATGAAACCATTGAGGCAAATCGAAGCGGCTGAATTGATGATTGGAAATAAAAATCTTTCTGTCCTGCTCGCTAAAGCACTTTTGGCTGCCACTCCATCAGACCTGTTAGTAGTACCTAGAAGCCCCCAACCTGATCAGCAGATATCTGCAGAGTCAATTGCTCGGCTAGAGCGTGAGCTCGCCGCCCTACAGATGCAAATCAAAACAGTGGAGGAGAGCTACGGACCTGACGTACTTCATCTCACGGTCATCAAAGGCTACCTAGCTAAGCTTCTCGCCAACGCAGCGGTCGTTCGGTGGCTGGCCAGGCATCAACCTGAGTACCTGAAAGAATTTCAATCTATCGCCGAGCTGAAGGAGCTCCCTTGGGAAAGTGATGAATCAAACTCTGCCGTAAAAGGTTAA